In a genomic window of Flavobacterium sp. KACC 22761:
- a CDS encoding putative glycoside hydrolase, translating to MKLPKLLLFLLAFSIFSCAKKEEPTTFKFAVWTTADAKKSDADYTKEFKKYKDGGIDEVLINTATDPKLLKRLVPLATKEGLKVHAWIMAMNRPGDSIALQHPDWYQVSKEGKSCFDNRPYVDYYQWLCPTRKESREHVLHLVEELAKVDGIESVHLDYIRFPDIFLPISLLPKYNLVQDVELPQFDFCYCDECIKAFEKIHHKNPKQSHNTSIDMEWKNFRLNAIQAVVNDAYAIAHKHNKQLTAAVFPYPEMADHMVRQRWDKWDIDEVYPMIYHSFYDEEIDWVGYATKQGVADLKDKKTKINTGIYVPGVKNDKELKEAILLAKENGAIGVSFFDGNALSESNFKTIKETKASLK from the coding sequence ATGAAACTACCAAAACTATTACTTTTTTTATTAGCCTTTAGTATTTTTTCATGTGCTAAAAAAGAAGAACCAACCACTTTTAAATTTGCTGTCTGGACAACCGCCGATGCTAAAAAATCGGATGCTGATTATACAAAAGAATTTAAAAAATACAAAGACGGCGGCATCGATGAGGTTTTGATCAATACTGCTACAGATCCAAAACTTTTAAAAAGATTAGTTCCTCTGGCTACAAAAGAAGGTTTAAAAGTACATGCCTGGATTATGGCCATGAACAGGCCAGGCGATTCGATTGCCTTACAACATCCAGACTGGTATCAGGTAAGCAAAGAAGGAAAATCATGTTTTGACAATCGTCCGTATGTTGATTACTATCAATGGCTGTGTCCAACAAGAAAAGAATCTAGAGAACACGTCTTGCATTTGGTTGAAGAGCTGGCAAAAGTGGACGGAATCGAAAGTGTTCATTTAGATTATATTCGTTTCCCAGATATCTTTTTGCCGATTAGTTTGTTGCCAAAATACAATTTGGTTCAAGATGTAGAATTGCCACAATTTGATTTTTGCTATTGCGATGAATGCATAAAAGCATTTGAAAAAATACATCATAAAAACCCAAAACAAAGCCACAATACTTCAATCGATATGGAGTGGAAAAACTTTAGATTAAATGCCATTCAAGCTGTAGTTAATGATGCTTATGCAATTGCGCACAAACACAATAAACAATTAACAGCTGCGGTTTTTCCTTATCCAGAAATGGCTGATCACATGGTTCGTCAGCGTTGGGATAAATGGGATATCGACGAAGTATATCCAATGATTTACCACAGCTTTTATGATGAAGAAATTGATTGGGTTGGTTACGCGACAAAACAAGGTGTTGCCGATCTAAAAGATAAAAAAACAAAAATCAATACAGGAATTTATGTTCCGGGAGTAAAGAATGACAAAGAATTAAAAGAAGCCATTTTACTAGCCAAAGAAAATGGTGCGATTGGGGTTTCCTTTTTTGATGGAAATGCTCTGTCTGAAAGTAATTTCAAAACTATAAAAGAAACAAAAGCAAGTCTGAAGTAA
- a CDS encoding glycoside hydrolase family 130 protein, with product MSSIPWQDRPENSNDIMWRYTENPIIERYAIPSSNSVFNSAVVPFGDGFAGVFRCDNKAVQMNIFAGFSKNGIDWEINHEPIEMKAGNTDMIESAYKYDPRVVFIEDRYWITWCNGYNGPTIGIGYTFDFKEFFQCENAYLPFNRNGVLFPQKINGKYAMLSRPSDNGHTPFGDIWISYSPDMKYWGEHRLVMKPTPFEDSAWQCTKVGAGPIPILTDEGWLMIYHGVINTCNGFRYAMGSALLEVDSPDKVKYRTQPYLLGPAELYEMVGDVPNVVFPCAALHDTEEDKLAVYYGAADTVVAIAFGKLSEVVQFTKDNSL from the coding sequence ATGAGCAGTATTCCTTGGCAAGACAGACCCGAAAACAGTAATGATATAATGTGGAGATATACCGAAAATCCTATTATAGAAAGATACGCGATTCCTTCATCAAACAGCGTTTTTAATAGCGCGGTTGTTCCTTTTGGAGATGGCTTTGCGGGTGTTTTTAGATGTGACAATAAAGCAGTTCAAATGAATATTTTTGCTGGTTTTAGTAAAAATGGAATCGATTGGGAAATCAACCACGAACCAATCGAAATGAAAGCCGGAAATACAGACATGATCGAGTCTGCTTACAAATACGATCCGCGAGTGGTTTTTATCGAAGATCGTTACTGGATTACTTGGTGCAACGGATACAACGGACCAACAATCGGAATTGGATATACTTTTGATTTTAAAGAATTCTTCCAATGTGAAAATGCGTATTTGCCTTTTAACAGAAACGGTGTTTTGTTTCCGCAAAAAATCAACGGAAAATATGCTATGTTGAGCCGTCCGAGTGATAACGGGCATACACCTTTTGGAGATATTTGGATCAGCTATAGCCCCGATATGAAATATTGGGGAGAACACCGTTTGGTGATGAAACCAACTCCTTTTGAAGACAGTGCTTGGCAATGTACAAAAGTTGGAGCAGGGCCAATCCCAATTCTTACTGACGAAGGCTGGTTGATGATTTATCATGGTGTGATCAATACTTGCAATGGTTTCCGTTATGCAATGGGATCTGCACTTTTAGAAGTTGATTCGCCAGACAAAGTAAAATACAGAACACAACCTTATTTATTAGGGCCGGCAGAACTTTACGAAATGGTAGGCGATGTGCCAAATGTTGTTTTTCCATGCGCCGCTTTGCATGATACTGAAGAAGATAAATTAGCCGTTTATTATGGCGCAGCCGACACGGTTGTGGCTATTGCTTTTGGAAAATTAAGCGAAGTAGTTCAGTTTACGAAAGATAACAGTTTATAA
- a CDS encoding carbohydrate-binding family 9-like protein, with protein MSLKFKWLPVALGFISVMAFSQSKKTIVPKTYVATKTATPIVIDGEDTDAAWSKAEWTDLFEDIENGIKPKYATKVKMLWDETNFYILAKMEEPHVWANLKQRDTIIFYNNDFEVFIDPDNDTYNYYELEINALNTAWDLFLTKPYREPDIVVANGWDIPGLKSAVKINGTINNPNDTDEGWVLEMAIPWASYKTSYFEKVVPIDKFWRVNFSRVNWQHSIKNGAYERKKDAEGKFLPEYNWVWSPMGVINMHEPEKWGYVYFSSKEGKEAFTIPQDEKVKWELYALYRAEKQYAEKNKTWAKSITDLTKEPIVVDNKILKPVVENHSSGYNISVKSPFSNQIYIIRQDGKIISK; from the coding sequence ATGAGTCTCAAATTTAAATGGTTACCCGTCGCGTTAGGATTTATTTCGGTCATGGCGTTTTCGCAATCGAAAAAGACAATTGTGCCTAAAACCTATGTCGCAACCAAAACAGCAACTCCTATCGTAATTGATGGGGAAGATACGGATGCCGCATGGAGCAAAGCCGAATGGACTGATCTTTTTGAAGATATTGAAAACGGCATAAAACCAAAATATGCCACCAAAGTAAAAATGCTTTGGGATGAAACCAATTTCTATATTTTGGCAAAAATGGAAGAACCTCATGTTTGGGCCAATTTGAAACAGCGCGATACCATCATTTTTTATAATAACGATTTTGAGGTTTTTATTGATCCTGATAATGATACGTACAATTATTACGAATTAGAAATAAATGCGTTAAACACTGCATGGGATTTGTTTTTGACAAAACCATACAGAGAACCGGACATCGTAGTAGCGAATGGCTGGGATATTCCGGGACTTAAATCGGCAGTGAAAATCAATGGAACAATCAATAATCCGAATGATACTGACGAAGGCTGGGTTTTGGAAATGGCAATTCCGTGGGCATCTTATAAAACGTCTTATTTTGAGAAAGTTGTTCCGATAGATAAATTCTGGAGAGTCAATTTTTCGAGAGTAAATTGGCAACATTCTATTAAAAATGGAGCTTATGAGCGAAAAAAAGATGCCGAAGGAAAGTTCTTGCCCGAATACAATTGGGTTTGGTCGCCAATGGGCGTCATCAACATGCACGAACCAGAAAAATGGGGATATGTATATTTTTCTTCGAAAGAAGGGAAAGAGGCTTTTACAATTCCGCAGGATGAAAAAGTAAAATGGGAACTTTATGCTTTGTACAGAGCGGAGAAACAATATGCTGAAAAAAATAAGACCTGGGCAAAATCAATCACAGATCTTACGAAAGAACCAATCGTAGTTGATAATAAAATTTTGAAACCGGTAGTAGAAAACCATTCTTCGGGATATAATATTTCAGTAAAAAGTCCTTTTTCAAACCAAATTTATATTATAAGGCAGGACGGCAAAATAATCTCAAAATAA